Part of the Kitasatospora cineracea genome is shown below.
GCCCGGCCGGTGGCGCCCAGCACGGTCAGGTGCCGCCGGTCGGCCGGGACGCGCACCGGCGCCCGGTAGGTGCCGGCCGCCAGCACCAGCGTCCAGCCGGTGGCCGGGTCGCCGTTGGGCGGGGTGGCGTCCACGGCCGCCTGGACGGTCGGGTGGTCGCCCGCCCCGGCCGGATCGACGTACAGCGTGCGGGAGTCGGGGCGGGCGGCCGGCGAGCCGTACCGGCCGAAGCGGGGCCCGGCGGCTTCGGGGGCTCCGGCGGTTCTGGCGGCTTCGGTGGCGGTGGCGGTGGCCGGGGTGGTGGCGAGTCCGGGACCGAGTCCGGTGCCGAGCAGGGCTGTGGCGGCGCCGAGCAGGACGGTGCGGCGGGTGGGCACGACGGTTCCTCCTGGGGACGGACGACGGGACGGGTGGCGGGACGGGGAGGGGTGGCGGGGCGGAGTGGCGGGGACGGGGGCGGGCCCCGGCGGGAGTTCTCGCCGGGGCCCGCGGGCGGTCGGTGCCGCCGGGCTCAGAGGTGGCCGACGCCCGCGCCGGCCGTGACCTTCGCCGGGACGGTGTTCGCCGCGTCCAGGCCGGTGCGCAGGGTGGGCGTCCAGCCCGCCGACGTGCCCAGCTGCTTGCCGGAGTTGGCGGCGTTCCAGGCGGCGATCAGGTCGCTGGTGGTGCCGTTGACGGAGTTGCCGCCCGCGGTCAGCGCGGTGCCGCCCCAGTTGTAGAGCACCTTGGCGGCGGTGATGCCGGAGGGCAGCGCGAAGTAGTTGTTCTGCGCGACGAGCTGCGAGGACTTGCCGACCCCGAGGCTGTACTCGTAGTCCCCGGCGGACGGCACGTAGTAGTTGTTGTAGGCGTCGACCTGCCCGAAGCGGACCCGGGGCGCGCGCTGCACGGTGTTCTGCCACAGGTTGTGGTGGAAGGTCACCCGCAGGTGGCCCGCGTCGGTGGCGGAGGCGCTGTCGCTGTTGCCGATCAGGTTGGTCTTGTCGTGGTTCTTGAACACGTTCCAGGACGAGGTGACGTAGTCCGCGCCCTTGACCACGTCCAGCAGCCCGTCGTGGACCTCGTAGATCCGGCCGAAGTAGCTGGGCAGGCTGGAGTCCGGGACGGCGCCGTCGGAGAAGGTGTTGTGGTCGACCCAGACGTGGGTGGCGCCGTAGACCGTCATCGCGTCGTACTCGGAGTTCCAGTTGCCGGTGGAGCCGTCGGTCGGGTCCCACTGCGGGAAGCAGTCCGCGGCGTTCTCGAAGGACAGGTTGCGGACGATCACGTTGTCGACGTTCTTCACCACCAGCCCGCCGCCGCGCAGCGTGCCGCCGTTGACGCCGACGAGGGTGGTGTTGGCGCCCACGTTGATCTGCACCTTGTCGGCCTGCTTCTTCTGCGAGGCGGCGCGGGCGTCCTCCTGGGTGCCCGAGGGCACCTTCGAGGTGCCCCAGACCTTCGGGTCGTAGGCGGCCAGGTAGGCGGGCAGCGAGTAGCCGCCGGTCGCGTACGCCGAGCAGTCCAGGTGCTTGCCGGAGTCGTCGGTGTTGAGGTCGATGACGCCCGAGACGTAGATGATCTTGGCGGTGGCGTTCGAGCCGTTGCCGGAGTTCTTGCCGCCGAGCGCGGCCACCAGCTGGGCCCGGGTGGAGACGGTCACGGTGTGCGCGGCGTCGGCCTTGGAGCCGCCGGTGGTGCCGGTGGTGGCCGAGGCCCAGCCGTCCTTCGCGGCCAGCACGGCGTGGCCGAGGTCGGCGGCGTGCGCGGAGGGGACGCAGGCGAGCGTGCCGCACAGGGCGGCGGAGGCGAACAGCGGTCCGACGGTGCGGACGGTGCGGGGCAGGCGCATGACGGGGCTCCTCGTCGAGCGGTCGGGGTGGGGGTGCGGGCGCGAGGTGCGGTGCGTGGCGCGCGGTGCGGTGTGACGCGCGATGCGGTCGGATGCCCGGGGTATGTTCACAAGCATGAACGTCGGTCGCATCCGTGTCCGCAACCTAGGGAGCCCCGCCCGGCCCTGTCAAGGCGTCCGGCGCCGGAACGCGACGGCGCCCCGCACGCGGGGTGCGGGGCGCCGAAAGGTACATGACGCCGCGTCAGCGGCGGGCGGGCGCGGGGCTCACAGGTGGCGGGTGGCCAGGGTCAGCCGGTCCCGGGCGTCGAACAGCGCGTCCCGGATCAGCTGCTCGCGGCCCGGCGTCAGCCGCGCCACCGGCACCGACACCGACACCGCGTCCCGGGCCGGGGTGCGGTACGGGATCGCCACGCCGAAGCAGCGCAGCCCCAGCGTGTTCTCCTCCCGGTCCACCGCGTAGCCGCGGGTGCGCACCTCGGCCAGCTCCCGGATCAGCTCCTCGCGGTCGGTGTGGGTGTGCTCGGTCAGCGGCTCCAGCCGCTCCGGCAGCAGCCGCCGCACCGCCTCGTCGCCCAGCGTGGCCAGCAGCGCCTTGCCGTGCGAGGTCGAGTACGCGGGCAGCCGCCGCCCGATCCGGGTGAACGGCCGCAGGCTGTGCTGGGACTGGCGGGTCGCCAGGTACACCACGTTCGCCCCGTCCAGCCGCGCCAGGTGGATGGTCTCCCCGGTGTCCTCCGCCAGCACGTCCAGCGCCGGGCGGGCCGCGGCCACCGCCGCGTCCCCGTCGATGTACGAACTGCCGACCAGCAGCGCCCGCACCCCGATCCCGTACCGGGTGCCGGTCGCGTCCGTCTCCACCCAGCCCAGCTCGGCCAGCGTGCGCAGCAGCATGTACAGGCTCGACTTCGGGTAGCCGGTCTGCTCCTGCACCTCCGCCAGGCTGTGCATGCCGGGCCGGCCCGCGAAGTACTCCAACAACTCCACCGTCCGCACGGCGGACTTCACCTGGGCGCCGCCGCCCTGGCTGGTGCCGCCCCGGGCGGCGTTGGTCGGCGAGGGCATCCTTGACCCCATTCTGTCCCGCGGCGTATCGTCCCGCGAAGTTCAAATAGTTGACTGCTGTTCAGCATACTGAACAGTTGAGGGTTGAGGGACCGTCCGGCCCCCGCGACGGGCCGCACACCGCCGCGCACCGGACGCTACCCGACCCCGCCACCCCACGAGGAGGCCCGCGCCATGACCGCCGCACCCCGCCCCGGCGCCCCCATCCCCAGCGTCGACCCGCGCACCGGCGCCGTCCGCGCCCACCCCGCCCGCGAGGCCGGGCCCGCCGACGTCGACCGGGCCGTCACCGCCGCCCACCACACCCTCGACGCCCTCGCCGACCGCCCCCGCCGCGCCGCCCTGCTGCACACCGCCGCCGACCTCCTCGACGCC
Proteins encoded:
- a CDS encoding IclR family transcriptional regulator, giving the protein MPSPTNAARGGTSQGGGAQVKSAVRTVELLEYFAGRPGMHSLAEVQEQTGYPKSSLYMLLRTLAELGWVETDATGTRYGIGVRALLVGSSYIDGDAAVAAARPALDVLAEDTGETIHLARLDGANVVYLATRQSQHSLRPFTRIGRRLPAYSTSHGKALLATLGDEAVRRLLPERLEPLTEHTHTDREELIRELAEVRTRGYAVDREENTLGLRCFGVAIPYRTPARDAVSVSVPVARLTPGREQLIRDALFDARDRLTLATRHL
- a CDS encoding pectate lyase family protein codes for the protein MRLPRTVRTVGPLFASAALCGTLACVPSAHAADLGHAVLAAKDGWASATTGTTGGSKADAAHTVTVSTRAQLVAALGGKNSGNGSNATAKIIYVSGVIDLNTDDSGKHLDCSAYATGGYSLPAYLAAYDPKVWGTSKVPSGTQEDARAASQKKQADKVQINVGANTTLVGVNGGTLRGGGLVVKNVDNVIVRNLSFENAADCFPQWDPTDGSTGNWNSEYDAMTVYGATHVWVDHNTFSDGAVPDSSLPSYFGRIYEVHDGLLDVVKGADYVTSSWNVFKNHDKTNLIGNSDSASATDAGHLRVTFHHNLWQNTVQRAPRVRFGQVDAYNNYYVPSAGDYEYSLGVGKSSQLVAQNNYFALPSGITAAKVLYNWGGTALTAGGNSVNGTTSDLIAAWNAANSGKQLGTSAGWTPTLRTGLDAANTVPAKVTAGAGVGHL